The following are encoded in a window of Candidatus Bathyarchaeia archaeon genomic DNA:
- the cas6 gene encoding CRISPR system precrRNA processing endoribonuclease RAMP protein Cas6, translated as MFGQQLSLDVPDAVRVFSGLLRVWNKFSDGRRFGKEEFLAYKEWLAKNVGVCGYRLGTRLAVMRDKKAVGFTGWCAYEMGDLESEWNRVTVMLAKYAEYSNIGGNKTAGYGVTKTIL; from the coding sequence GTGTTTGGGCAGCAGTTATCGTTGGATGTTCCCGATGCCGTGAGGGTTTTTTCTGGGCTTTTGCGTGTTTGGAACAAATTTAGTGATGGTAGACGTTTTGGTAAAGAGGAGTTTTTGGCTTATAAGGAGTGGTTGGCGAAGAATGTTGGGGTTTGTGGGTATAGGCTTGGGACGAGATTGGCAGTTATGCGGGACAAGAAGGCTGTGGGTTTTACTGGTTGGTGTGCTTATGAGATGGGGGATTTGGAAAGTGAATGGAATAGGGTGACGGTTATGCTGGCTAAATATGCGGAATACTCAAACATAGGAGGAAACAAAACAGCAGGATACGGCGTGACAAAAACAATACTTTAA